Proteins found in one Pelmatolapia mariae isolate MD_Pm_ZW linkage group LG7, Pm_UMD_F_2, whole genome shotgun sequence genomic segment:
- the LOC134631758 gene encoding stanniocalcin-like yields MLRGSALLLLLLLCSASAFEPLPEEAAPRRARFSANSPTDVARCLSGAVTVGCGFFSCLENSTCDTDGMHELCELFLHTAASFNTEGKTFVKKSLHCMSQGISGKVFQSIRRCNIFQRMIAEVQEECYTSLDICTVARTNPDAIGEVVQVPTHFPNRYYSTLLQTLQACDEQTVAAVRAGIMSRLGPDMEIFLQLIQNKPCTTDSGSAAYNNPSSWRNMPVFNIQPGFRGRDPTHLFARRKALEGSEWLQGLRLQPIGNWSKPREQDGSSTAHIQIKYNISGIRRERQRDQGFLIK; encoded by the exons ATGCTCCGCGGCTCcgctctgctcctcctcctcctcctctgctccgcCTCCGCCTTCGAGCCTCTGCCGGAGGAGGCGGCTCCCCGCCGGGCCCGTTTCTCTGCCAACAGCCCGA ctgATGTGGCCAGATGTTTGAGCGGTGCCGTGACCGTCGGCTGTGGGTTCTTCTCCTGTCTGGAAAACTCCACCTGCGACACTGACGGGATGCACGAGCTCTGCGAGCTGTTCCTGCACACCGCCGCAAGCTTCAACACCGAG GGTAAGACGTTCGTCAAGAAGAGTCTGCACTGCATGTCTCAGGGAATTTCGGGCAAAGTCTTCCAGTCCATCCGCCGCTGCAACATCTTCCAGAGGATGATCGCTGAG GTTCAAGAAGAGTGCTACACCAGCCTGGACATCTGCACTGTGGCTAGGACTAACCCTGATGCCATTGGAGAGGTGGTGCAGGTGCCTACTCATTTCCCCAACAG GTACTACAGCACCCTGCTCCAGACGCTGCAGGCCTGTGACGAGCAGACGGTAGCGGCGGTGAGGGCCGGGATCATGTCCCGGTTGGGCCCCGACATGGAGATCTTCCTCCAGCTCATCCAGAACAAACCCTGCACCACAGACTCTGGCTCAGCCGCCTACAATAACCCTTCCAGCTGGAGGAACATGCCCGTGTTCAACATCCAGCCAGGCTTCAGAGGCCGAGACCCCACCCACCTGTTCGCCAGGAG AAAGGCCCTGGAGGGATCTGAATGGCTGCAGGGTCTCAGATTGCAGCCAATAGGAAACTGGAGCAAGCCCAGAGAGCAGGATGGAAGCAGCACAGCACACATTCagataaaataca ATATCTCTGGTATTAGGAGGGAGCGGCAGCGGGATCAGGGTTTTCTGATCAAATGA